One stretch of Variovorax sp. TBS-050B DNA includes these proteins:
- a CDS encoding ABC transporter ATP-binding protein — MLVVRDLNTYYGNSHILRGVHAGIPSATSVGLLGRNGMGKTTLIRTVMGYVRPASGEVQVDGRTVTGLPPEKMARLGIGYVPEGRGIFPNLSVRENLVMSERAGIDGRRAWTFDRVMATFPRLAERLSHGGQQLSGGEQQMLSIGRALMTNPRLLILDEATEGLAPLIVAEIWRVIGEIRATGIATLIVDRDYRKVLAHTDLAVVMEKGQIVRHGASADLLAEPRVLEELLGV; from the coding sequence ATGCTCGTCGTCCGCGATCTCAACACCTACTACGGCAACAGCCACATCCTGCGCGGCGTGCACGCCGGCATTCCGAGCGCCACCTCGGTTGGCCTGCTCGGGCGCAACGGCATGGGCAAGACCACGCTGATCCGCACCGTCATGGGCTACGTGCGCCCCGCCTCGGGCGAGGTGCAGGTGGACGGCCGCACCGTCACCGGCCTGCCGCCCGAGAAGATGGCGCGCCTGGGCATCGGCTACGTGCCCGAGGGCCGCGGCATCTTCCCGAACCTCTCGGTGCGCGAGAACCTCGTGATGAGCGAACGCGCCGGCATCGACGGCCGCCGCGCCTGGACCTTCGACCGCGTGATGGCCACCTTCCCGCGCCTGGCCGAGCGGCTCTCGCACGGCGGCCAGCAGCTCTCGGGCGGCGAGCAGCAGATGCTCTCGATCGGCCGCGCGCTCATGACCAACCCGCGCCTGCTGATCCTCGACGAGGCCACTGAGGGCCTCGCGCCGCTGATCGTGGCCGAGATCTGGCGCGTGATCGGCGAGATCCGCGCCACCGGCATCGCCACGCTGATCGTCGACCGCGACTACCGCAAGGTGCTCGCGCACACCGACCTCGCGGTGGTGATGGAGAAGGGTCAGATCGTGCGGCACGGCGCCTCGGCGGATCTGCTGGCGGAGCCGCGGGTGCTGGAGGAGCTGCTGGGGGTGTGA
- a CDS encoding ABC transporter ATP-binding protein — protein MSALLSVDKLTRRFGGLTAVNAVTLDLHVGEVHAVIGTNGAGKSTLINMLSGEIEASEGRIALDGEDITKRAQWRRARAGVGRSYQRTTIFPEFSVHENCRLAAQAATARPWTLWESSQRCAASNAAADAALEAAGLSDVAARTAGTLSHGAQRQLEVAMCLATKPRVLLLDEPLAGMGAEETDRMLTLLARLKATHAILLVEHDMDAVFRIADRITVMVNGTVIATGDPASIRENPEVRTAYLGEDH, from the coding sequence ATGAGCGCATTGCTTTCCGTCGACAAGCTCACGCGCCGCTTCGGTGGCCTCACGGCCGTCAATGCCGTCACCCTCGACCTGCACGTGGGCGAAGTGCATGCGGTGATCGGCACCAACGGCGCCGGCAAGTCCACGCTGATCAACATGCTCTCGGGCGAGATCGAGGCGTCCGAAGGCCGCATCGCGCTCGACGGCGAGGACATCACGAAGCGCGCGCAATGGCGCCGCGCACGCGCCGGCGTGGGCCGCAGCTACCAGCGCACCACCATCTTCCCCGAGTTCAGCGTGCACGAGAACTGCCGCCTCGCGGCGCAGGCCGCGACCGCGCGGCCCTGGACCCTATGGGAGTCCTCGCAGCGCTGCGCCGCGAGCAATGCCGCGGCTGATGCGGCGCTCGAGGCCGCGGGCCTGTCCGACGTGGCCGCGCGCACTGCGGGCACGCTGAGCCACGGCGCGCAGCGCCAGCTCGAAGTCGCCATGTGCCTGGCGACGAAGCCGCGCGTGCTGCTGCTCGACGAGCCGCTCGCCGGCATGGGCGCCGAAGAGACCGACCGCATGCTCACGCTGCTCGCGCGGCTCAAGGCCACGCACGCGATCCTGCTCGTCGAGCACGACATGGATGCGGTTTTCCGCATCGCCGACCGAATCACGGTGATGGTGAACGGCACCGTCATCGCCACCGGCGACCCGGCCTCGATCCGCGAGAACCCCGAAGTGCGCACCGCCTACCTGGGAGAGGATCACTGA
- a CDS encoding branched-chain amino acid ABC transporter permease has protein sequence MSQGNSSKLGWLLPVACAVVLGVAGPMLGNYASDFIVKVMILSIFALSLELLVGTTGLVSLGHAAFYGIGAYVTVLASGNEGGNLALLLPAAMGAAALYALFVGALSLRTRGVYFIMVTLAFAQMAFFVFHDTKVGGGSDGIYLYVRPALGKLLDLENRTVLFYVVLAALVFTYGLLALVRRSRFGAALAGIRVNEQRMRAAGFPVYGYKLAAFVLAGALAGLAGFLLASRDGVVNPELLAWHNSGEVLLMVILGGLGHLRGAVIGAVAFTLLKEIFSTHAVMGPLADHWQLTLGIAIIVFVALLPKGLIGLVQRLSPKGAA, from the coding sequence ATGAGCCAAGGCAACAGCAGCAAGCTCGGCTGGCTCCTGCCGGTCGCCTGCGCGGTGGTGCTCGGCGTGGCCGGGCCGATGCTGGGCAACTACGCCTCGGACTTCATCGTCAAGGTGATGATCCTCTCGATCTTCGCGCTGAGCCTGGAACTGCTCGTGGGCACGACCGGCCTCGTGAGCCTGGGCCATGCGGCCTTCTACGGCATCGGTGCCTACGTCACGGTGCTGGCCTCGGGCAACGAGGGCGGCAACCTCGCGCTGCTGCTGCCGGCCGCGATGGGCGCGGCGGCGCTGTATGCGCTCTTCGTCGGCGCCTTGAGCCTGCGCACGCGCGGCGTGTACTTCATCATGGTGACGCTCGCCTTCGCGCAGATGGCCTTCTTCGTGTTCCACGACACCAAGGTCGGCGGCGGCAGCGACGGCATCTACCTCTACGTGCGGCCCGCGCTCGGCAAGCTGCTCGATCTGGAGAACCGCACGGTGCTGTTCTACGTGGTGCTCGCGGCCCTGGTGTTCACCTACGGCCTGCTCGCGCTCGTGCGGCGCTCGCGCTTCGGCGCGGCGCTCGCGGGCATCCGCGTGAACGAGCAGCGCATGCGCGCGGCGGGCTTCCCGGTCTACGGCTACAAACTCGCGGCCTTCGTGCTCGCGGGCGCGCTCGCGGGACTCGCGGGCTTCCTGCTCGCCTCGCGCGACGGCGTGGTCAACCCCGAACTGCTCGCCTGGCACAACTCGGGCGAGGTGCTGCTGATGGTGATTCTTGGCGGGCTGGGCCATCTGCGCGGGGCCGTGATCGGCGCGGTGGCGTTCACGCTGCTCAAGGAGATCTTCTCGACGCATGCGGTGATGGGCCCGCTCGCGGACCATTGGCAGCTCACGCTGGGCATCGCGATCATCGTGTTCGTGGCGCTTTTGCCCAAGGGCCTGATCGGCCTCGTGCAGCGCCTGTCGCCGAAGGGGGCCGCATGA
- a CDS encoding branched-chain amino acid ABC transporter permease yields MDFGTFLVQCLNSVQYGLLLFLVASGLTLIFGIMGVINLAHGSFYMIGAYMAFSLAPLFGDQFLLMLAAGVVLAAIFGYLLEWAFFSYLYQRDHLQQVLMTYGLILVFEELRSILVGNDVHGVKVPAWLDGSFALGSVMSYPWYRLFASAACIVLAVGLYWVVNRTRLGMMIRAGASNRDMVRGLGIDVKRLYRIVFAAGVALAALAGMIAAPMSSVYPNMGASVLIICFVLVVIGGIGSITGALVASLLVGFVDTFGKVFFADLAGIGIYLLMAIVLIWKPEGLMGRRP; encoded by the coding sequence GTGGATTTCGGAACCTTCTTGGTCCAGTGCCTGAACTCGGTTCAGTACGGACTGCTTCTCTTCCTCGTCGCCTCGGGGCTGACGCTGATCTTCGGGATCATGGGCGTCATCAACCTCGCGCACGGCAGCTTCTACATGATCGGCGCGTACATGGCGTTCTCGCTCGCGCCGCTGTTCGGCGACCAGTTCCTGCTGATGCTGGCGGCGGGCGTGGTGCTGGCCGCGATCTTCGGCTACCTGCTCGAGTGGGCCTTCTTCAGCTACCTGTACCAGCGTGACCACCTGCAGCAGGTGCTGATGACCTACGGGCTGATCCTGGTGTTCGAGGAACTGCGCTCGATCCTCGTGGGCAACGACGTGCACGGCGTGAAGGTGCCGGCCTGGCTGGACGGCAGCTTCGCACTCGGCAGCGTGATGAGCTACCCGTGGTACCGGCTCTTCGCGTCGGCCGCGTGCATCGTGCTCGCGGTGGGGCTCTACTGGGTGGTCAACCGCACGCGCCTCGGCATGATGATCCGCGCCGGTGCGAGCAACCGCGACATGGTGCGCGGCCTCGGCATCGACGTGAAGCGGCTCTACCGCATCGTGTTCGCGGCCGGCGTGGCGCTCGCGGCGCTCGCCGGCATGATCGCGGCGCCGATGTCCTCGGTCTATCCCAACATGGGCGCGAGCGTGCTCATCATCTGCTTCGTGCTGGTGGTGATCGGCGGCATCGGCTCGATCACGGGCGCCCTGGTGGCCTCGCTGCTCGTGGGCTTCGTCGACACCTTCGGCAAGGTGTTCTTCGCGGACCTCGCTGGCATCGGCATCTACCTGCTGATGGCGATCGTGCTGATCTGGAAGCCCGAGGGGCTGATGGGGAGGCGGCCATGA
- a CDS encoding ABC transporter substrate-binding protein translates to MTIRTARLAFSAIALAALASVAGAQGTAKLKVGLMLPYSGTYTALGVAIENGFKLYVDEQGGKLAGREIEYFKVDDESDPAKATDNVNKLIKRDNVDVIVGTVHSGVAMAMAKAAKESGTVLIVPNAGADAVTGPMCAPNIFRSSFSNWQPAYAMGEVAAKQQGKKKAMTITWKYAAGDESVNGFKEGFEKNGGKVEKQLTLPFPNVEFQALLTEIAAAKPDAVYAFFAGGGAVKFVKDYQAAGLNKTIPLYGPGFLTDGTLDAQGEAAQGMLTTLHYADGLNTPRDNAFRVAYAKSFKLQPDVYAVQGYDAAQMLGVGLAATKGDISKKADFAAAIEKAKIDSPRGTFTMSKAHNPVQDIYLRKVEGKENKLVSTAIKGLTDPARGCRM, encoded by the coding sequence ATGACCATTCGCACCGCCCGCCTCGCGTTCAGCGCGATCGCCCTCGCCGCCCTCGCGTCGGTTGCCGGCGCCCAGGGCACGGCCAAGCTCAAGGTCGGCCTGATGCTGCCCTACAGCGGCACCTACACCGCACTCGGCGTCGCGATCGAGAACGGCTTCAAGCTCTACGTCGACGAACAGGGCGGCAAGCTGGCCGGCCGCGAGATCGAGTACTTCAAGGTCGACGACGAATCCGATCCGGCCAAGGCCACCGACAACGTCAACAAGCTCATCAAGCGCGACAACGTCGACGTGATCGTCGGCACCGTGCACTCGGGCGTCGCCATGGCCATGGCCAAGGCCGCGAAGGAGAGCGGCACGGTGCTGATCGTGCCGAACGCCGGCGCCGACGCGGTGACCGGCCCGATGTGCGCGCCCAACATCTTCCGCAGCTCGTTCAGCAACTGGCAGCCGGCCTACGCCATGGGCGAGGTCGCGGCCAAGCAGCAGGGCAAGAAGAAGGCGATGACCATCACCTGGAAGTACGCGGCCGGCGACGAGTCGGTCAACGGCTTCAAGGAAGGCTTCGAGAAGAACGGCGGCAAGGTCGAGAAGCAGCTCACGCTGCCGTTCCCGAATGTGGAGTTCCAGGCGCTCCTGACCGAGATCGCGGCGGCCAAGCCCGATGCGGTCTACGCCTTCTTCGCAGGCGGCGGCGCGGTGAAGTTCGTCAAGGACTATCAGGCCGCGGGCCTCAACAAGACGATCCCGCTCTACGGCCCCGGCTTCCTGACCGACGGCACGCTCGACGCGCAGGGCGAAGCGGCCCAGGGCATGCTGACCACGCTGCACTACGCCGACGGCCTGAACACCCCGCGCGACAACGCCTTCCGCGTGGCCTATGCCAAGTCGTTCAAGCTGCAGCCCGACGTGTACGCGGTGCAGGGCTACGACGCGGCGCAGATGCTGGGCGTGGGCCTGGCCGCGACCAAGGGCGACATCTCGAAGAAGGCCGATTTCGCGGCCGCGATCGAGAAGGCGAAGATCGACAGCCCGCGCGGTACCTTCACGATGAGCAAGGCGCACAACCCGGTGCAGGACATCTACCTGCGCAAGGTCGAAGGCAAGGAGAACAAGCTGGTGAGCACCGCGATCAAGGGCCTGACCGATCCCGCCCGCGGCTGCAGGATGTAA
- a CDS encoding alpha/beta hydrolase codes for MSPQVATIDWRGRPVRIECEWIAPERGTEAPLVVFLHEGLGSVAMWKDFPARLCEAAQVRGLVFSRPGYGRSTPRAEDETWDVDFMHRQAHEVLPALFDALGLGKEKPWLFGHSDGGSISLLYAARFPERVAGLVVLAPHIFVEEVTVANIEQARTAYLSTDLPQKLGRYHDSADSAFWGWNRIWLHPPFRDWNIEAGLDAIRCPVLAVQGLDDEYGTLAQIRGIAARVGGACELLELPECGHSPHRDQPDRVIVAATHFITSNNRRQSQ; via the coding sequence ATGAGCCCCCAGGTCGCGACCATCGACTGGCGCGGCCGCCCCGTGCGCATCGAGTGCGAATGGATCGCCCCCGAGCGCGGCACCGAGGCCCCGCTCGTCGTCTTCCTCCACGAAGGCCTGGGCTCGGTCGCGATGTGGAAGGACTTTCCCGCGCGGCTGTGCGAGGCCGCGCAGGTGCGCGGGCTGGTGTTCTCGCGCCCCGGCTACGGCCGCTCGACGCCGCGCGCCGAGGACGAGACCTGGGACGTGGACTTCATGCACCGGCAGGCACACGAGGTGCTGCCCGCGCTCTTCGATGCACTCGGTCTGGGCAAGGAGAAACCCTGGCTCTTCGGTCACAGCGACGGCGGCTCGATCAGCCTGCTGTACGCGGCGCGCTTTCCCGAACGCGTGGCGGGGCTCGTGGTGCTCGCGCCGCACATCTTCGTCGAGGAGGTGACGGTGGCCAACATCGAGCAGGCGCGCACCGCCTACCTCTCGACGGACCTGCCGCAGAAGCTCGGCCGCTACCACGACAGCGCCGATTCGGCCTTCTGGGGCTGGAACCGGATCTGGCTGCATCCGCCGTTTCGCGACTGGAACATCGAGGCCGGGCTCGATGCGATCCGCTGCCCCGTGCTCGCGGTGCAGGGACTCGACGACGAATACGGCACGCTCGCGCAGATCCGCGGCATCGCGGCGCGCGTCGGCGGGGCATGCGAATTGCTTGAACTCCCGGAATGCGGGCATTCCCCGCATCGCGATCAGCCGGATCGTGTCATCGTCGCGGCCACCCATTTCATCACCAGCAACAATCGGAGACAGTCCCAATGA
- a CDS encoding benzoate-CoA ligase family protein — protein MTLPPRFNFADHLFTLNRGRAARTAYIDDRGTLSYGQLEARARRLAAALQAAGVRREERVLLLMLDGSDWPVSFLGCLYAGVVPVAVNTLLTPDDYAYMLDHSRAQAALVSGALLPALQDAMKRGPHEVHTLFVSQPTGALPEGAKDFEAALAEAAPMPAPAPTASDDPGFWLYSSGSTGKPKGTVHTHANLWWTAELYGKPVLGLTEDDICFSAAKMYFAYGLGNALTFPLSVGATVVLMAERPTPDATFRRWVEHKPTVFFGAPTGFAGMLASPKLPPREAVALRMCSSAGEALPGEIAQRFKAHFGCDIIDGIGSTEMLHIFISNRPGDVRYGTTGRPVEGYEVELRGEDGRPVADGEVGDLYIRGPSAALMYWANREKSRETFQGGWTKSGDKYTRDADGYYTYAGRSDDMLKVSGIYVSPFEVEATLMQHPAVLEAAVIGKEDTDGLTKTKAFVVLKEGGSATEDELKSFVKERLAPYKYPRFLEFVQELPKTATGKIQRFRLREKEKQA, from the coding sequence ATGACCCTGCCCCCACGATTCAACTTTGCCGACCACCTGTTCACCCTCAACCGCGGCCGCGCGGCGCGCACCGCCTACATCGACGACCGCGGCACGCTGAGCTACGGCCAGCTCGAGGCGCGCGCCCGCCGCCTCGCGGCCGCGCTCCAGGCCGCGGGCGTGCGCCGCGAGGAGCGCGTGCTGCTGCTGATGCTCGACGGCAGCGACTGGCCCGTGAGCTTCCTCGGCTGCCTCTACGCCGGCGTGGTGCCGGTCGCGGTGAACACGCTGCTCACGCCCGACGACTACGCCTACATGCTCGACCACAGCCGCGCGCAGGCCGCGCTGGTCTCGGGCGCGCTGCTGCCGGCGCTGCAGGATGCGATGAAGCGCGGTCCGCACGAGGTGCACACGCTCTTCGTCTCGCAGCCGACCGGCGCGCTGCCCGAAGGCGCGAAGGACTTCGAGGCCGCGCTCGCCGAGGCGGCGCCGATGCCCGCGCCGGCGCCAACCGCCTCGGACGACCCCGGCTTCTGGCTCTATTCGTCGGGCTCCACGGGCAAGCCCAAGGGCACGGTGCACACGCATGCCAACCTCTGGTGGACCGCCGAGCTCTACGGCAAGCCGGTGCTCGGGCTCACGGAGGACGACATCTGCTTCTCGGCCGCGAAGATGTACTTCGCCTACGGCCTTGGCAACGCGCTGACCTTCCCGCTCTCGGTCGGCGCCACGGTGGTGCTGATGGCGGAGCGGCCCACGCCCGACGCCACCTTCCGCCGCTGGGTCGAGCACAAGCCCACCGTCTTCTTCGGCGCGCCCACCGGATTCGCCGGCATGCTGGCCTCGCCGAAGCTGCCGCCGCGCGAGGCGGTCGCGCTGCGCATGTGCTCGTCGGCCGGCGAGGCACTGCCGGGCGAGATCGCGCAGCGCTTCAAGGCGCATTTCGGCTGCGACATCATCGACGGCATCGGCTCCACCGAGATGCTGCACATCTTCATCTCCAACCGCCCCGGCGACGTGCGCTACGGCACCACCGGCCGCCCGGTCGAGGGCTACGAGGTCGAGCTGCGCGGCGAGGACGGCCGGCCGGTCGCCGACGGCGAGGTCGGCGACCTCTACATCCGCGGCCCGAGCGCCGCGCTGATGTACTGGGCCAACCGCGAGAAGTCGCGCGAGACCTTCCAGGGCGGCTGGACCAAGAGCGGCGACAAGTACACGCGCGATGCCGACGGCTACTACACCTATGCCGGCCGCAGCGACGACATGCTCAAGGTCAGCGGCATCTACGTCTCGCCCTTCGAGGTCGAGGCCACGCTGATGCAGCACCCGGCCGTGCTCGAGGCCGCGGTGATCGGCAAGGAGGACACCGACGGCCTGACGAAGACCAAGGCCTTCGTGGTGCTGAAGGAAGGCGGCAGCGCCACGGAGGACGAGCTCAAGTCCTTCGTGAAGGAAAGGCTCGCGCCGTACAAGTACCCGCGCTTCCTGGAATTCGTGCAGGAGCTGCCGAAGACGGCGACCGGGAAGATCCAGCGCTTCCGGCTGCGCGAGAAGGAGAAGCAGGCGTGA
- a CDS encoding 3,4-dehydroadipyl-CoA semialdehyde dehydrogenase has protein sequence MTELLSNHVAGRWLSGTGAGTPLFDPVLGTELVRVDATGLDLPAAFAFAREQGGGALRALTYRERAGLLGAIVKVLQANRDAYYEIATANSGTVKNDSAVDIDGAIFTLGQYAKWGDALGDARALRDGDAVKLGREPVFQSQHLQLPTPGVALFINAFNFPAWGLWEKAAPALLSGVPVIVKPATATAWLTQRMVRDVVEAGVLPAGALSVVCGSSAGLMDALQPFDVVSFTGSAETAALIRAHEAVAARSVRANIEADSLNSALLLPGEAPGSEAFELLVREAVREMTVKSGQKCTAIRRILVPAELYDAAAEAIGAKLARTTVGNPRNERVRMGSLVSRTQLDAVREGIEALAAQAGVLHDGRKAALVDADPAVAACIGPVLLGARDADAAARVHEVEVFGPVATLLPYRDLAHGIALAHRGQGSLVTSLYGSDEAALAQAALAVAPSHGRVHVVTPEVAQAHTGHGNVMPMSLHGGPGRAGGGAELGGLRALDFYHRRSAVQASPDVLAALGL, from the coding sequence ATGACCGAACTTCTCTCCAACCACGTCGCCGGCCGCTGGCTGAGCGGCACGGGCGCCGGCACGCCGCTTTTCGACCCGGTGCTGGGCACCGAACTCGTGCGCGTCGACGCCACCGGCCTCGACCTGCCCGCCGCCTTCGCCTTCGCGCGCGAACAGGGCGGCGGCGCGCTGCGCGCCCTCACGTACCGCGAGCGCGCGGGCCTGCTCGGCGCGATCGTCAAGGTGCTGCAGGCGAACCGCGACGCCTACTACGAGATCGCCACCGCGAATTCGGGCACGGTGAAGAACGACTCGGCCGTGGACATCGACGGCGCGATCTTCACGCTCGGCCAGTACGCCAAATGGGGCGACGCGCTCGGGGATGCACGCGCACTGCGCGACGGCGATGCGGTGAAGCTCGGCCGCGAGCCGGTGTTCCAGTCGCAGCACCTGCAGCTGCCAACGCCGGGCGTGGCCCTCTTCATCAACGCCTTCAACTTCCCGGCCTGGGGCCTGTGGGAGAAGGCGGCGCCCGCGCTGCTCTCGGGCGTGCCGGTGATCGTGAAGCCCGCCACGGCCACGGCCTGGCTCACGCAGCGCATGGTGCGCGACGTGGTCGAGGCGGGCGTGCTGCCCGCGGGCGCGCTCTCGGTGGTCTGCGGCAGCTCGGCCGGCCTGATGGACGCGCTGCAGCCCTTCGACGTGGTGTCGTTCACCGGCTCGGCCGAAACCGCGGCATTGATCCGCGCGCACGAGGCGGTGGCCGCGCGCTCGGTGCGCGCGAACATCGAGGCCGACAGCCTCAACAGCGCCCTGCTGCTGCCCGGCGAGGCGCCCGGCAGCGAGGCCTTCGAACTGCTCGTGCGCGAGGCGGTGCGCGAGATGACGGTCAAGTCGGGCCAGAAGTGCACCGCGATCCGCCGCATCCTCGTGCCGGCCGAACTGTACGACGCCGCGGCCGAGGCGATCGGCGCGAAGCTCGCGCGCACCACGGTGGGCAATCCGCGCAACGAGCGCGTGCGCATGGGTTCGCTCGTGAGCCGCACGCAGCTCGACGCGGTGCGCGAAGGCATCGAGGCGCTGGCCGCGCAGGCCGGCGTGCTGCACGACGGGCGCAAGGCCGCGCTGGTCGATGCCGATCCCGCGGTGGCGGCGTGCATCGGCCCGGTGCTGCTCGGCGCACGCGATGCCGATGCGGCCGCGCGCGTGCACGAGGTCGAAGTGTTCGGGCCCGTCGCCACGCTGCTGCCCTACCGCGACCTCGCGCACGGCATCGCGCTCGCGCACCGCGGCCAGGGTTCGCTGGTGACTTCGCTCTACGGCAGCGACGAGGCCGCGCTGGCGCAGGCGGCGCTGGCGGTCGCGCCGAGCCACGGCCGCGTGCACGTGGTCACGCCCGAGGTGGCGCAGGCCCACACGGGCCACGGCAACGTGATGCCGATGTCGCTGCACGGCGGCCCGGGCCGCGCGGGCGGCGGCGCCGAGCTCGGCGGCCTGCGCGCGCTCGATTTCTATCACCGCCGCAGCGCCGTGCAGGCGAGCCCCGACGTGCTCGCCGCGCTCGGGCTCTAG
- a CDS encoding DUF4863 family protein — MSSKEAFHQLIAGLTAEIAGRPLDAELDQWLNATHGAGSATFERLRQACLGGVAEGWLCEREGGGIKYGRVFKAEDALHRFSVDVVDMQDIAGPHHTHPNGEIDLIMPLEGGDATFDGRPAGWCVYGPGTAHRPTVAQGRALVLYLLPEGQIQFTA, encoded by the coding sequence ATGTCCAGCAAGGAAGCATTTCACCAGTTGATCGCCGGCCTGACCGCCGAGATCGCCGGCCGCCCGCTCGATGCGGAACTCGACCAGTGGCTCAACGCCACCCACGGCGCCGGCAGCGCCACCTTCGAACGGTTGCGCCAGGCCTGCCTCGGCGGCGTGGCCGAAGGCTGGCTCTGCGAGCGCGAAGGCGGCGGCATCAAGTACGGCCGCGTGTTCAAGGCCGAGGACGCGCTGCACCGCTTCTCGGTCGACGTGGTCGACATGCAGGACATCGCGGGGCCGCATCACACCCATCCGAACGGCGAGATCGACCTGATCATGCCGCTCGAAGGCGGCGACGCCACCTTCGACGGCCGGCCCGCGGGCTGGTGCGTCTACGGGCCCGGCACCGCACACCGCCCGACCGTGGCCCAGGGCCGCGCGCTCGTCCTCTACCTGCTGCCCGAAGGGCAGATCCAGTTCACCGCATGA
- a CDS encoding helix-turn-helix transcriptional regulator, whose product MNEHVDAVLATVPGGNQAGSAAATGEAKHPLLAALGERVRNLRAQRGLTRKAVAVAADVSERHLANLEYGIGNASILVLQQVAGALHCSLAELVGDVTTSSPEWLLIRELLENRSEADLRRARIALGELLGTASVDPARQRRIALVGLRGAGKSTLGQMLADDLELPFVELSREIEKLAGCSVREIHDLYGTNAYRRYERRALEEAVQIYGEVVIATPGGIVSDPATFNELLAHCTTIWLQASPEEHMGRVAAQGDTRPMAASREAMEDLRRILNGRAAFYSKADLSVDTSGKSLAQSFQALRAAARQAMGLG is encoded by the coding sequence ATGAACGAGCATGTAGACGCGGTGCTGGCCACCGTGCCCGGGGGCAACCAGGCCGGCAGCGCCGCGGCGACGGGGGAGGCGAAGCATCCGCTGCTGGCGGCGCTGGGCGAGCGCGTGCGCAACCTGCGCGCGCAGCGCGGCCTCACGCGCAAGGCGGTGGCGGTGGCGGCCGACGTGTCGGAGCGGCATCTGGCCAACCTCGAGTACGGCATCGGCAACGCCTCGATCCTGGTGCTGCAGCAGGTGGCCGGCGCGCTGCATTGCTCGCTCGCGGAACTGGTGGGCGACGTGACCACCAGCTCGCCCGAGTGGCTGCTGATCCGCGAGCTGCTCGAGAACCGCTCCGAGGCCGACCTGCGCCGCGCGCGCATCGCCCTCGGCGAGCTGCTCGGCACCGCCTCGGTCGACCCGGCGCGGCAGCGGCGCATCGCGCTCGTGGGCCTGCGCGGCGCAGGCAAGTCCACGCTCGGGCAGATGCTGGCCGACGACCTGGAACTGCCCTTCGTCGAGCTGAGCCGCGAGATCGAGAAGCTCGCGGGCTGCAGCGTGCGCGAGATCCACGACCTCTACGGCACCAATGCCTACCGGCGCTACGAGCGGCGCGCGCTCGAGGAAGCGGTGCAGATCTATGGCGAGGTGGTCATCGCCACGCCCGGCGGCATCGTGTCCGACCCGGCCACCTTCAACGAGCTGCTCGCGCACTGCACCACCATCTGGCTGCAGGCCTCGCCCGAGGAGCACATGGGCCGCGTGGCCGCGCAGGGCGACACCCGCCCGATGGCGGCCAGCAGGGAGGCGATGGAAGACCTGCGGCGCATCCTCAACGGCCGCGCCGCCTTCTATTCGAAGGCCGACCTGTCGGTGGACACCAGCGGCAAGAGCCTGGCCCAGAGTTTCCAGGCGCTGCGCGCCGCCGCGCGCCAGGCCATGGGCCTGGGCTGA